ATGGCGGCGCTTTGACGCAGTTGGGGGTAGCAGAGCTGAGCGCCATTGCGTTCTTCAAGCTGGTCAGCATGATTGTGAACTGGAATACCAGTGCGATGACGCTGCGCTTTCATACACACCCCGTGCGTGCTGGCGAAATGGTGAACTTTCTGATGAAGCTCATCATTTGCAGCCTGCTCATCAACTATTGGGTCAACCCGTTCCCCGGCGCGAGTTTCGGCATCAATCACTTCTTTTCCTACATCGCCCAGGCGATGGTCGCCGTCTTCGATCAGAATTCACTCGACCAGCTTCTACAGCTCATCAAAACGGCAGGCGACGGCACTTCTATGCCGTCCTTCACAGCGCCAGTTCAGATCCTTTGCTACATCCTCGTCCAGCTCATGCTTGGACTCGCTTCCGCGATCTTGTTTGTCATCAACTGCAGCGCCTTCATCTTGTACGGTGTGACCGCTCTATTCGGTCCCGTCTTCGTACCGCTCCTCATGACGCAGACCTTCAAGGCGAAGTTCTTTCACTTCCTGGATATCCTGATTAGCTTTGCGATGATCCGGGCGGTCGCCGCGGCATTCATTTACGTCTGGGCTGGATTCCTGAATGGCTTCCTCCAGCAGACCTTCAATGGCAACTATTCGATGGATATGTGGATCGCGAATTTGATTCCTTGCTTAATGGTTTTCGTCGCGTTCATCATCAATATGTTGTTCATTCCGAGCATGACGCAAGCGATCTTCGGCGGGGCAGCAGGATTGACATCTGCTCCAATGCAAGCCGCCGCAGGGATTACAGCGCTCGTAGCAAAGGCCGGTGCCTGACCATGTGGAACTTCTTGTTAGCATTCTTCTCCGCAAGAGCCGTTCGTAGATCCCGGCCCGTCCGAATGGTGGTCATGGCCCTACTATTCGGCTGCTTCATCGCTGGTCTTATCTACGTCTATGTCGTTCTCCAAGCCGTATCGGAAAGGAACAACACGCACCATGTCAGCACACACAGCTCACATTGAAACTGCGCTATCACCCGAGCACGCTTTGCTTACCGACCGGATCGGCAACGAGGTCTATGCGTCTCACTACTCGGAGCGCAAAGCCTACCGCTTCATCATCGGTTGTGGAACGGTTCTCCTCTGCGGGTCGTCCTGGTTGAACTTCTCTTTGGCCCACCGGCCCATCGCCAATAGGTATATTCGCATTGACGAGATGGGGCGCGCCCAGGCGATTCAGTACACGGACCTCAACTACAGTCCGCGCGAGGGTGAGGTTCGCACCTATCTGACCGATTGGGCGAATTACCGTTTCACCATCAATCGCGAGGTTATTGCGAAGAAGTACGCGCTGAACTACTACTTTCTTTCGCAGCCGCTCGCCGCACAGTTGATGGCGTCTGACAATCAGACTCATCTCGTCTCTCAAGTAACTGGCGGCCAAATCGAATCGGGCGACGTTCAGGTGCGGAATGTCACGATCACCTCCATGTCGGAGGAGACCGTCCAAGGAACGCTTGTAGCGCGTGGGACGGCACTTCTCACACTCGACAAACTCTATTCGGAACAGACATCACACCAGCCCCGGACGGAGCATTGGCTGCTGTCTGTGACGTACTACCTGAACCCAAAGCAGGTCAGCGATCAGGCTAAGATTTATCCGCAATACGAGTTCATCAATCCGCTCGGTTTAACCATCACGGAGTTCCACGAAAATCGAGTCTCCGTGGACATCGTTTCGCCTGGCGCTGTGGGCGGGAATCCAAACGCCTCCGCCCAGCCGACGACCGGAGCTGCGCGATGAGCTTTGAGCTGATACTTCCGTTCTTTCCCGACGAGCTGCGGACGCTGTTGCTCGACCCGTCTATCTCCGACTTGATGATTAACGGGACCATGGGAGTGTTCGCAGATAAGGGTGGCTTAGTGGAGCAGATCCCGCTCTCCGCTCCTTACACGAATGACCGCCTGCAGGCCGCCATTGAGCGGGTGGCCCGCATCCTGGGGCAAGACCTTACACAGCAAAACCCCATCCTGAATACACGTATGCCGGACGGCTCTCGTGTGGCCGTGGTTGGCTCTCCTTCGTCGATCAATGGCCCCACGCTTACCGTCCGCAAATTCAATCGTTGGTTTACCAGCGATGAGCTGGTCGCCAGTGGTAGTTTGCCTTCGCTAATTCGCGATGATGTCGTGAACCTCATCCTGAAGCGCAAGAACGGCATTATCAGCGGTGGAACCGGGTCGGGCAAGTCCACGTTGATGAAGGCGCTGCTTGACCATGTTCCAATGCATGAACGACTCGTCGTGATAGAGCAACCGGCCGAACTGAAAGTAGCCCATCCGAACGCAGTTCGCTGGGAGGCTGTCGCCGCGATCCCAGGCCAAGTCGCCATCACACCGAGCCAGTTGGTGGCAGCAGCTCTACGCCACCGACCCGACCGCATCATCATGGGTGAAATCCGCGACGAATGCGGATACGACTTGCTGCAGGCAATGAACACCGGGCACGGCGGAACGCTCTCCACATTGCACGCGGATTCCGCCGTCGATGCACTGGACAGACTTGCAGACATGGCTCTCAGTGCAAGAACGAACTTGAATCAGTCTTTCGTCCGGTCGCAGACCGGCAAAGCCGTGGACTTCGTATTGCATTGCGAGCGCGATCCCATGGGCCGCCGCAGAGTCCGGGAACTCGTCACCGTCTCCGGTTACAGCCATGCGGAACAGTCCTTCGTCACCGAGGAGGTCTATCGTGCCTCCGACGCCTGATGCGCGGGCTTTCAGCTAACGAATCCACTCCGAACTGAGGTTACTTCCATGCTTCTTTCTACGGCTTCTGTAGCCGTGTACCCCAACTCGTCTCTGAACACGCCCAACATGGCTAATCGCGCAGTTTTCGACGTGCTGTGCAGATGCTATTCGGGGTGCTCAAGCCGTTGCTCTGCTGAGGTGGAGGCTCTGACCGTTGGCGTGGTGTTCAGCCGGGCTTACGGTCGCGGGAAGCGTGGAGATTTTCTTGGTTCAGCGGGGTGTCATCCGGTTCGTATCCCGTCCTCTGCACGGGGTCACGCTTCGGGCCTATCCGCCGCCCTGCGGCAAGCTCGCTCTTCTGCTTCCGCTACGCGGCCCTGCGGGTTACGGTTTCCAGCTTCGCCGGACCCACCGTAAATGCAGAGCTTCGGCCTTGGGAGGCGGGGCACTCGCTTGGCTTCGCCTAGTGTGACCCGAGCAGGATACGGGAAATACAACGAAACGGAGATCACCACCATGTACCTGAACAGAGCAATCCTTATGGGCTTCCTCGGTAGCGACGCGGAAGTACGCACCGGCAAGAACAACCAGAACTTCACCACGTTTTCCATTGCCACCAAGCTCTCGTACAAGAGCAAAGAAACCGGCGAATACGTCTCGCATACCGAATGGCATCGCTGCATCGTCTTCGGCAAGTTCAGCGAGTTCGCAGCCACGCTCAAGAAGGGCGCTCACATCCAGGTCGAGGGTGAAATTCGCCACACAGAGTACACCCCGAAGAAGGCGAAGAAGCCGGTACGCAGCGACAGCCTTCGGGTGACTTCGATCCTCAAGCTGGACCGGGCCGAGAAGGCTACCCCGGAAGAGCTTGAGTCGGAGCCGGTGACGACTGACGAGGACATCCCCTTCTAGGGATGGTCCTCATGGCTTTGGGAGTCCGGCACAGACCGGACTTCTTCGACTGCTAGGCCTTGGTATCGCGCTCACAAAGCAATACCGCACGGAGGGATTCGATGAACGAAATCGCCAAAGACTTTCTCGCCCGTTGCTTCGCTCCGGGTTCCACCATCGCTCTCCTGCTGCGCACGGTGATTCCGGCTAAAACGCAACAGCGTGTCGTGATGCTTGAGCAGGCACTTGCGCCTCGTTATCTCGGCTGGCTCGCGCATGAGAACCGTAACGGCGCGAACATCTATGTGGCTGCCAATCCGCTTCGCTCTGGCAGCCGGAAGCGCACAAAAGACTCCATCGCTTCCGTCCGTCATGTCTATCTCGACATCGACGAGGACGGCGATGCCCGACTCGCTGCGCTGCGTGCATCGGATGCGGTGCCTTCGGCCTCCGCAATCCTCTCCACTTCGCCCGGCAAGTACCAGGTCTTCTGGCGCGTTGAAGGATTCGACTTCGAGTTGCAGGAGATCACTCTCAAGCAGCTCGCCACTGTCTTCGGCGGCGATCCTGCCTGCACCGACTGCAACCGGGTGCTTCGCATCCCCGGCTTCGTGAATCGGAAGTATTCTCCCGCTCACACCGTCACGGTCGAATATCCTTCCAACGCCCTTGCACATCCGTCGGACTTTCAGTTGCCGAATGACATGACGGATGCCGCACTGCAGCTTCGCGGAACTGCGCGGGCTATCGGATCACGGAAGGACAGCCACTCAGAAGCAGATTGGGCATGGGTTTGCCATGAGCTTGCGCAAGGCAAAGATGCCGGCAAGCTGACGCATGAGCTGGCTTCGCGCCGCTCGGATAAGCCTAACCCCCTCTATTACGCCCAGCGGACTGTTGACGTGGCATCCGCCCGTCAATGGCTCCTTGAAGGCGCTCCGATTGACGACGTAATCACGGTGCTTTCGGAGCGTC
This portion of the Edaphobacter sp. 4G125 genome encodes:
- a CDS encoding type IV secretion system protein, which translates into the protein MSIAVLAQAMPTASAGMNWLYQFTNNLTNLTTQNGGALTQLGVAELSAIAFFKLVSMIVNWNTSAMTLRFHTHPVRAGEMVNFLMKLIICSLLINYWVNPFPGASFGINHFFSYIAQAMVAVFDQNSLDQLLQLIKTAGDGTSMPSFTAPVQILCYILVQLMLGLASAILFVINCSAFILYGVTALFGPVFVPLLMTQTFKAKFFHFLDILISFAMIRAVAAAFIYVWAGFLNGFLQQTFNGNYSMDMWIANLIPCLMVFVAFIINMLFIPSMTQAIFGGAAGLTSAPMQAAAGITALVAKAGA
- a CDS encoding VirB8/TrbF family protein, whose translation is MSAHTAHIETALSPEHALLTDRIGNEVYASHYSERKAYRFIIGCGTVLLCGSSWLNFSLAHRPIANRYIRIDEMGRAQAIQYTDLNYSPREGEVRTYLTDWANYRFTINREVIAKKYALNYYFLSQPLAAQLMASDNQTHLVSQVTGGQIESGDVQVRNVTITSMSEETVQGTLVARGTALLTLDKLYSEQTSHQPRTEHWLLSVTYYLNPKQVSDQAKIYPQYEFINPLGLTITEFHENRVSVDIVSPGAVGGNPNASAQPTTGAAR
- a CDS encoding CpaF family protein, with product MSFELILPFFPDELRTLLLDPSISDLMINGTMGVFADKGGLVEQIPLSAPYTNDRLQAAIERVARILGQDLTQQNPILNTRMPDGSRVAVVGSPSSINGPTLTVRKFNRWFTSDELVASGSLPSLIRDDVVNLILKRKNGIISGGTGSGKSTLMKALLDHVPMHERLVVIEQPAELKVAHPNAVRWEAVAAIPGQVAITPSQLVAAALRHRPDRIIMGEIRDECGYDLLQAMNTGHGGTLSTLHADSAVDALDRLADMALSARTNLNQSFVRSQTGKAVDFVLHCERDPMGRRRVRELVTVSGYSHAEQSFVTEEVYRASDA
- a CDS encoding single-stranded DNA-binding protein — protein: MASPSVTRAGYGKYNETEITTMYLNRAILMGFLGSDAEVRTGKNNQNFTTFSIATKLSYKSKETGEYVSHTEWHRCIVFGKFSEFAATLKKGAHIQVEGEIRHTEYTPKKAKKPVRSDSLRVTSILKLDRAEKATPEELESEPVTTDEDIPF
- a CDS encoding RepB family DNA primase, whose translation is MNEIAKDFLARCFAPGSTIALLLRTVIPAKTQQRVVMLEQALAPRYLGWLAHENRNGANIYVAANPLRSGSRKRTKDSIASVRHVYLDIDEDGDARLAALRASDAVPSASAILSTSPGKYQVFWRVEGFDFELQEITLKQLATVFGGDPACTDCNRVLRIPGFVNRKYSPAHTVTVEYPSNALAHPSDFQLPNDMTDAALQLRGTARAIGSRKDSHSEADWAWVCHELAQGKDAGKLTHELASRRSDKPNPLYYAQRTVDVASARQWLLEGAPIDDVITVLSERRRFELPTALCSARAREIAATAQRLVARRKIA